A window of Fimbriimonadaceae bacterium contains these coding sequences:
- the ndk gene encoding nucleoside-diphosphate kinase has translation METTLVLIKPGGVSRNLIGEITRRIEARDLTLVGLKLIRAERPVVEQHYAEHRERPFFKDVCDYLTSGPVVAMAVRGTNAVKAIRAMMGATNPIEATPGTIRGDLALSIDDNLTHSSSDPEAAARELALWFPEGVV, from the coding sequence ATGGAAACGACTCTCGTTCTGATCAAGCCCGGCGGGGTTTCCCGCAACCTCATCGGTGAAATCACCCGGCGCATCGAAGCGCGCGACCTGACCCTCGTCGGCCTCAAGCTGATCCGCGCCGAGCGCCCCGTGGTGGAGCAGCACTACGCCGAGCACCGCGAGCGCCCGTTTTTCAAGGACGTGTGCGACTACCTCACGAGCGGACCGGTCGTGGCCATGGCCGTGCGCGGCACCAACGCCGTCAAGGCGATCCGGGCGATGATGGGAGCCACGAACCCGATCGAGGCCACACCCGGAACGATCCGAGGGGACCTCGCCCTTTCGATCGACGACAATCTCACCCACTCCAGCAGCGACCCGGAGGCCGCCGCCCGCGAGCTTGCTCTCTGGTTTCCCGAAGGGGTCGTCTGA
- a CDS encoding sigma-70 family RNA polymerase sigma factor: MDYEDGIPSYLGRLTQAPLLTPEEEGSFTRLVQAGEMVAKGRHDELLRLLKHPDLREFGCPAQVTPEVLARVAERGASARKRLIESNMRLVINIAKAYRNRAIALEDLIQEGAIGLMQAAERFDPEKGFRFSTYATHWIRQAIGRAIDNKSKAIRLPAHVSQSLRKIEKERIRLAGDLGHEPSSEQLARAMGISSKKLMSLIQSSQELLSLDMTVGDSGGMTLGGLLKDENGGDPESMVLTKEVMLELQRILLELNEREQRVMRLRFRLDGNSEPLVQEELAKEMKLSRERIRQIEVQAIKKLRALAQRRRLREMLSQ, from the coding sequence ATGGACTACGAAGACGGGATTCCAAGCTACTTGGGCCGCTTGACCCAAGCCCCGCTCCTCACCCCCGAGGAGGAGGGCAGCTTCACGCGTCTGGTCCAGGCAGGCGAGATGGTCGCCAAAGGACGCCACGACGAGTTGTTGCGCCTGCTCAAACATCCCGACCTGCGCGAATTCGGTTGCCCCGCGCAGGTCACCCCAGAGGTCCTTGCGCGCGTCGCCGAGCGAGGGGCCTCCGCCCGCAAGCGGCTGATCGAGTCCAACATGCGGCTGGTGATCAATATCGCCAAGGCCTACCGCAACCGAGCCATCGCCCTCGAAGACCTCATTCAAGAAGGCGCGATCGGGTTGATGCAGGCCGCCGAGCGGTTCGATCCGGAGAAGGGATTCCGTTTTTCCACTTACGCCACGCACTGGATCCGCCAGGCGATCGGGCGCGCCATCGACAACAAGTCGAAAGCCATTCGCCTGCCCGCCCACGTCTCGCAATCCTTGCGGAAGATCGAGAAGGAGCGCATCCGGCTTGCGGGAGACCTCGGCCACGAGCCGTCGTCCGAACAGCTCGCGCGGGCGATGGGCATCAGCTCCAAGAAATTGATGTCGCTCATCCAATCCTCGCAGGAGCTGCTCAGCCTGGACATGACGGTCGGCGACAGCGGCGGGATGACCCTTGGCGGCCTCTTGAAGGACGAGAATGGCGGCGACCCCGAATCGATGGTGCTCACCAAAGAGGTGATGCTCGAACTGCAGCGGATTCTTCTCGAGCTGAACGAACGCGAGCAGCGCGTGATGCGGCTCCGGTTTCGACTGGACGGAAACTCCGAGCCCCTGGTCCAGGAGGAGCTCGCCAAGGAGATGAAACTGTCGCGCGAACGCATCCGACAGATCGAGGTCCAGGCCATCAAGAAGTTGCGCGCCCTCGCGCAGCGGCGTCGGTTGCGCGAGATGCTCAGCCAGTAG
- a CDS encoding stage II sporulation protein M: MNEAQFLASREAGWSMLQRLCDRADVSPANLTTGELRELVRLYRQVSRDLALARTHSVNVDLIAHLNSLCARAYSQLYRTPRKPFGAALGAALASAAQTVRRRAWFVAASATIFVAGVLFAAWALRSVPEARVHLIPPMMEPVFAQWKSGQFEERSASEAIAMSGFYSSNNPFVAILSGAIAAATFGVGTAERLFSNGLILGSLASEMAGVGKLGHLLVSIAPHGVTEISGLVLSGAGGLALGWALIAPGRRSRGDALREAGHDAIVLLATSVVLMFIAAPIEGFFSFNPSVPGWAKVALALASAAGWAVFWTGYGREIEEAPLSQRPPGRA; this comes from the coding sequence ATGAACGAGGCGCAGTTCTTGGCGAGCCGCGAGGCGGGTTGGTCCATGCTCCAGCGGCTTTGCGACCGCGCGGACGTGAGTCCGGCCAACCTCACGACCGGGGAGCTCCGGGAGCTTGTCCGGCTGTACCGGCAGGTTTCGCGCGATCTCGCGCTCGCTCGGACCCACTCGGTGAACGTCGACCTGATCGCCCATTTGAACAGCCTTTGCGCACGGGCGTACAGTCAGCTCTACCGCACCCCGCGCAAGCCGTTCGGGGCCGCGCTTGGCGCGGCGCTGGCCTCCGCTGCGCAAACCGTTCGCCGGCGCGCGTGGTTCGTCGCGGCAAGCGCCACGATCTTCGTTGCCGGGGTTCTATTTGCAGCGTGGGCGCTCCGCTCGGTACCCGAGGCGCGCGTCCACCTGATCCCGCCGATGATGGAGCCGGTCTTCGCCCAGTGGAAGAGCGGGCAGTTCGAGGAGCGATCGGCCTCGGAGGCCATTGCGATGTCCGGCTTCTACAGCTCCAACAACCCCTTCGTCGCCATTCTCTCGGGTGCGATCGCGGCGGCGACGTTTGGCGTCGGGACCGCGGAGCGGCTGTTCTCGAACGGCTTGATCCTGGGCTCGTTGGCGAGCGAAATGGCGGGCGTCGGGAAACTCGGCCACCTGCTGGTCTCCATCGCCCCGCACGGCGTGACGGAGATCAGCGGACTCGTCCTTTCGGGCGCCGGGGGGCTTGCGCTCGGCTGGGCGCTGATCGCCCCAGGGAGGCGCAGCCGCGGCGATGCGCTTCGCGAAGCGGGCCACGACGCGATCGTGCTGTTGGCAACCTCCGTGGTTCTGATGTTCATCGCGGCGCCGATTGAAGGGTTCTTCAGTTTCAACCCGTCGGTGCCCGGGTGGGCCAAGGTCGCGCTCGCGCTGGCCAGCGCGGCGGGATGGGCGGTCTTCTGGACGGGCTATGGCCGAGAGATCGAGGAGGCGCCGCTCAGCCAGAGACCGCCAGGGCGAGCATGA
- a CDS encoding CPBP family intramembrane metalloprotease: protein MTLPTFDLPEPEKRNRLGWALLIAVVSFLVLAQLEQYLSRSTPDDHDLKPYETVLEMGVRQREALRKVGEVLAVPNKQLEKNPGDEALENAISDLAPLRTKNAEAAKLYVAMRTETGKEIVPGDLQAIKAVPTPENKAFATIYGSKKLDSEQLAAVEKALSGSNFLLKLARAHARERAGVKDPRGELLSAGKAALLLTAGAVGAFGMLFGLLLWPAYFVARANGRLKPLGHPVGQLTPRDSDRHAMRAAQVLLGMVALSYLLGGEATGLPKWAAGVTYALALLVMVVLLTLVPVDGSRITFRRIGVRGTELGKNVMWGVAGALANLPVVLILGILGVTMFRFLPPPEHPTSVELMNNPSLATILATLFAASVVAPIVEESVFRGTLLPAISAAFKHVPSGILLTSLVFASIHPTGIPAWPALAGVGAMAALLTYQTKSLVPAIVMHAVHNGLTLMLALAVSG, encoded by the coding sequence CTGCTGATCGCCGTCGTCTCCTTCCTCGTTCTTGCTCAACTGGAGCAGTACCTCAGCCGATCGACCCCCGACGACCACGATCTCAAACCGTACGAGACCGTCCTCGAAATGGGCGTGCGCCAGCGCGAGGCGCTTCGCAAAGTCGGCGAGGTGCTCGCCGTTCCGAACAAGCAGCTCGAGAAGAACCCGGGAGACGAGGCGCTCGAGAACGCCATCTCGGACCTCGCCCCGCTGCGGACCAAGAACGCCGAGGCCGCCAAGCTCTACGTCGCGATGCGAACCGAAACCGGCAAGGAGATCGTCCCCGGGGACCTCCAAGCCATCAAGGCGGTCCCCACGCCCGAAAACAAAGCCTTTGCCACGATCTACGGCTCCAAAAAACTCGATTCCGAGCAACTCGCGGCGGTCGAGAAAGCGCTGTCCGGGTCGAATTTCCTCCTCAAACTCGCCCGCGCCCATGCGCGCGAACGGGCCGGGGTCAAGGACCCCCGCGGCGAACTCCTCTCCGCCGGGAAGGCCGCCCTTCTCCTCACAGCCGGAGCCGTAGGGGCATTCGGCATGCTCTTCGGGCTCCTTCTTTGGCCCGCCTACTTCGTGGCACGTGCGAACGGGCGCCTCAAGCCGCTCGGCCATCCCGTCGGGCAGCTCACGCCGCGCGACTCGGATCGTCACGCCATGCGCGCGGCGCAGGTGCTGTTGGGCATGGTCGCCCTCTCGTACCTGCTGGGAGGCGAGGCCACGGGGCTTCCGAAATGGGCCGCCGGCGTCACCTACGCGCTGGCCCTGCTTGTGATGGTCGTCCTCCTCACCCTCGTTCCCGTCGACGGGAGCCGAATCACGTTCAGGCGGATTGGCGTTCGAGGGACCGAATTGGGGAAGAACGTGATGTGGGGCGTGGCCGGCGCCTTGGCCAACCTTCCCGTCGTGCTGATCCTCGGAATCCTCGGCGTGACGATGTTCCGGTTTCTTCCTCCGCCCGAGCACCCGACCTCGGTCGAGCTGATGAACAACCCTTCCCTCGCGACGATCCTGGCGACCTTGTTCGCGGCTTCCGTGGTCGCCCCGATCGTGGAGGAGAGCGTCTTTCGAGGCACGCTGCTGCCCGCGATCAGCGCGGCGTTCAAGCACGTCCCCTCGGGAATCCTCCTGACCAGCCTGGTCTTCGCCTCGATTCACCCGACCGGAATTCCCGCGTGGCCCGCGCTCGCAGGCGTCGGCGCGATGGCCGCCCTGCTGACCTATCAGACCAAGTCGCTCGTCCCCGCCATCGTCATGCACGCGGTGCACAACGGACTGACGCTCATGCTCGCCCTGGCGGTCTCTGGCTGA